In Panicum virgatum strain AP13 chromosome 4N, P.virgatum_v5, whole genome shotgun sequence, a single window of DNA contains:
- the LOC120670688 gene encoding nuclear intron maturase 1, mitochondrial-like, which translates to MPPRAAALRRLLPTHLHQPATRPAPRRPLLPPQPADEGPLPDPYALLVHDPIDLLSSLWRRAFAHPLASPFPNLSGYASRLDLWLLSYQRACAHATGTFPPRHAVPLPTLHCLLRLRAAALRRHPAFPWGASTHLLLRSPADPPSTVPISRRKLEARFADAPPPFQDRVVQELLLLLLLEPVFEPRFSPKSHAFRPGRGPHSAIRSVRSRFAAYLWFVSADLTAVVDGLSPETILSCVQKAVSDRKVLSLLKSALNTPVRPGSVPPLEKDLDGLAKKRLKRKVLRKSRKKKVLNENEPKPDPYWLRLFFGFAPEQACHVPNYGHCGIISPLLANVCLNELDWWMEEKINEYFCPSKHDSIWKEAGDEGCHNPAWPEFVPSAGKEKTRKMDFLRFGSHVLIGIRGPREDAVEIRRQLMEFCERTFGLRSENSMVEIEHITRGIEFLDHVITRRVIYPTLRYTASGGNIVSEKGVGTLLSVTASLQRCIRHFRKLELVKGDRDPEPLPCSPMLYSGQAHTNSQMNKFLETMADWYRYADNRKKIVGFCAYVIRSSLAKLYAARYRLKSRAKVYKIASRDLSRPLRESTRNDAPEYSDLLRMGLVDVIEGVQFARMSSIPSCDYTPFPRNWVPHHELLLQEYIKLQDPKFFFELHKTIKRQEINSPQDDVSKMVWYYKVHGVYDDNRSLMKAKELRNGEVVNGDKQLLLHT; encoded by the coding sequence atgccgccgcgcgcggcggcgctccgccgcctcctccccactCACCTCCACCAACCCGCCACTCGCCCCGCCCCGCGTCGGCCGCTTCTTCCGCCGCAACCGGCCGACGAGGGTCCGCTCCCCGACCCCTACGCCCTCCTCGTCCACGACCCCATcgacctcctctcctccctgtGGCGCCGCGCGTTCGCGCACCCGCTAGCGTCCCCGTTCCCCAACCTCTCCGGCTACGCCTCCCGCCTCGACCTCTGGCTCCTCTCCTACCAGCGCGCATGCGCCCACGCCACGGGCACCTTCCCGCCGCGCCACGCTGTCCCGCTCCCCACCCTCCactgcctcctccgcctccgcgccgccgcgctccgccgccaccccgccttCCCCTGGGGCGCCTCcacgcacctcctcctccgctcccCCGCCGACCCGCCTTCCACCGTCCCGATCTCCCGCCGCAAGCTTGAGGCCCGATTCGCGGACGCACCGCCGCCGTTCCAGGACCGCGTCGTCcaggagctcctcctcctcctcctcctcgagccCGTCTTCGAGCCGCGCTTCTCCCCAAAGTCTCACGCGTTCCGTCCCGGACGCGGGCCCCACTCCGCCATCCGCTCCGTCCGCTCCCGCTTCGCTGCTTACCTCTGGTTCGTCTCGGCCGACCTCACCGCGGTGGTCGACGGCCTCTCGCCGGAAACCATCCTTTCATGCGTCCAGAAGGCTGTCTCCGACCGCAAGGTGCTCTCGTTGCTCAAGTCTGCCCTCAATACCCCCGTCCGACCAGGATCTGTGCCACCACTGGAGAAGGACCTCGACGGGCTGGCCAAGAAGAGGCTGAAAAGGAAGGTTCTCAGGAAgagcaggaagaagaaggtgcTTAACGAGAATGAGCCGAAGCCTGACCCTTATTGGTTGAGGCTGTTCTTTGGGTTTGCTCCTGAACAGGCGTGCCATGTGCCCAATTACGGGCATTGTGGGATCATTAGCCCTTTGCTTGCTAATGTGTGCCTTAACGAGCTGGATTGGTGGATGGAGGAGAAGATTAATGAGTACTTTTGCCCATCCAAGCATGATTCGATTTGGAAGGAGGCGGGTGATGAGGGGTGCCACAATCCCGCTTGGCCTGAGTTTGTTCCATCAGCTGGGAAGGAGAAGACAAGGAAGATGGATTTccttcggtttggttctcatgTCTTGATTGGGATCAGGGGGCCGAGGGAGGATGCAGTTGAGATAAGGAGACAACTGATGGAATTTTGCGAGAGAACATTTGGTTTAAGGTCAGAGAATTCGATGGTGGAAATCGAGCACATCACAAGGGGGATTGAATTCTTGGATCATGTGATCACACGCAGGGTCATCTACCCGACTTTGCGATATACTGCCAGTGGAGGGAACATTGTCAGCGAGAAGGGTGTCGGAACATTGTTGTCTGTAACAGCGAGCCTACAGAGGTGCATAAGGCATTTCAGGAAGCTTGAGCTTGTAAAGGGCGACAGGGATCCCGAGCCATTGCCATGTTCACCAATGCTCTATTCTGGGCAGGCACACACTAATTCCCAGATGAACAAGTTTCTCGAGACCATGGCTGATTGGTACAGGTATGCAGATAACCGAAAGAAGATTGTAGGGTTTTGTGCTTATGTCATAAGGAGCTCACTGGCAAAGCTCTACGCAGCAAGGTATAGACTGAAGTCCCGAGCTAAGGTCTACAAGATCGCTTCACGGGATCTTAGCCGCCCTTTGAGAGAAAGCACAAGGAATGATGCTCCAGAATACTCTGATCTTTTGAGGATGGGATTAGTTGATGTTATTGAGGGTGTACAATTTGCACGAATGTCATCAATTCCATCGTGTGACTACACACCTTTCCCTAGAAACTGGGTACCGCACCATGAACTTCTATTGCAAGAGTATATTAAGCTGCAGGATCCAAAGTTCTTTTTTGAACTTCACAAGACTATCAAACGTCAGGAAATAAATTCACCACAGGATGATGTATCAAAGATGGTGTGGTATTATAAAGTACATGGTGTTTATGATGACAATAGATCTTTGATGAAAGCCAAGGAATTGAGAAATGGGGAAGTTGTCAATGGGGACAAGCAACTTCTATTACATACATAG
- the LOC120670354 gene encoding uncharacterized protein LOC120670354: protein MALSSPERRLGLPLLLLALLLAGVSSPCARAASERRRALVVALPPAVAPGRAWQEFRVAPPTARPIGDWRRRVRRGRGGGTGAWAFSAMLPRGFVPPSGSSACHNDMPATAADAEFFACGGAGTP, encoded by the coding sequence ATGGCACTTTCCTCCCCCGAGCGGCGCCTCgggctgcccctcctcctgctgGCTCTGCTGCTCGCCGGGGTCTCCTCGCCCTGCGCCCGCGCGGCTTCGGAGCGGCGCCGCGCACTGGTGGTGGCGCTGCCACCAGCCGTTGCCCCCGGACGCGCATGGCAGGAGTTCCGCGTGGCGCCACCTACGGCGCGGCCGATCGGGGACTGGCGGCGGAGGGTgcgccgaggccgcggcgggggcaCCGGCGCGTGGGCGTTCTCAGCGATGCTGCCCCGGGGGTTCGTGCCGCCTTCGGGCTCCTCGGCGTGCCACAACGACATGCCGGCcacggccgccgacgccgagttcttcgcctgcggcggcgccgggaccCCGTGA